Proteins from a genomic interval of Zingiber officinale cultivar Zhangliang chromosome 2A, Zo_v1.1, whole genome shotgun sequence:
- the LOC122043398 gene encoding uncharacterized protein LOC122043398 isoform X1, with protein sequence MGSGDAFPHDGAAIKPSVESSAKGSDLEALTSTVTSSGRKNGGSKDIGYSVLNSINKSTSQIKKPNHRKIVSPLNWFPRKRADSFLKRKIKHLQEIAGMNLSLDETLGNANPHYTRITREKIAAREAAQKAMEARKAALVEASWCRILGAARINSKEAEARLQKAEKCAEEAFEAARSLGVMMYDRPDSQRRPYEIETSLGIGGKSTHKVTAAFETAFDVDKEVTAAVKRAFVMLANCSSSSSKEEFRNLLCKISQNPDINRSTEGLLDTSSELESHSVAENVQESHGSDDANDKKATNPSTEGLPDASSELESHPVAENEQESHGSDDANNKKTTRMKQTKHNTSLLSTSDGSSSSSMSPTKLTNNMFDRLKCLHEDELSSLAVIVATCGLNAALREMKRTKNDDVESVTTEVPGLDKFLVKHISKLEKEVQEARKSNAALEDNRKFGTLEKQGAAIENLEPVISEVPSLDKFLVKHVSKLEQEVHEAKKNSASLEDQRMLGTLVNEDVKRKLFNHEPVITEVPSLDKFLVKHVSKLEREIQEAKKNNAVLKDHRILGKLENEDVERKLSEIHEEKSMESNLNSEIQTEIMRTEPISVAPPCDNILTQGEECNKENKKQIPIKHLHKTDKCMSRDERAKLEVLKAFSKGYDDTLGTIGHDKILSKPMHWLAMEKIQNMEPKRHGTVPKGPVKHGNNITVTNSLDKILLKHVSQLEKEKQAWKATEVVRKGNKTKQQSEELPGLDEIMVKRQSKLEKAKQSATQESADYVKHETRREAREKELEAAWGGLSLGNSMRSHLSRIEQEKAAWRKAEEEGGTLEMEL encoded by the exons ATGGGATCCGGTGATGCATTCCCCCATGATGGGGCGGCGATTAAGCCCTCTGTCGAGTCGTCGGCGAAGGGCTCGGATCTCGAAGCACTGACGTCCACCGTCACAAGCAGCGGAAGAAAG AATGGTGGATCAAAAGACATTGGTTATTCAGTTCTGaattcaattaataaatctaCGTCGCAGATTAAGAAGCCTAATCACAGGAAAATTGTTTCACCATTGAATTGGTTTCCACGAAAAAGGGCAGATTCATTCCTGAAGAGAAAAATAAAGCATCTACAG GAGATTGCAGGAATGAATCTTTCTCTGGATGAAACTCTGGGAAATGCGAATCCTCATTATACTAGGATTACAAGGGAAAAGATTGCAGCTCGAGAAGCAGCCCAAAAAGCCATGGAAGCTCGGAAAGCTGCATTGGTCGAAGCATCCTGGTGTAGAATACTTGGAGCAGCCAG GATTAATAGTAAAGAAGCAGAAGCGAGATTACAGAAAGCAGAGAAATGCGCAGAAGAAGCCTTCGAGGCTGCCAGATCGCTGGGAGTAATGATGTATGACAGGCCTGACTCCCAAAGGAGGCCATACGAAATAGAAACATCATTAGGTATTGGGGGAAAATCCACCCACAAGGTCACTGCTGCTTTTGAAACTGCCTTTGATGTAGATAAAGAGGTTACTGCAGCAGTAAAAAGAGCATTTGTGATGCTTGcaaattgttcctcttcttcaagtaAAGAAGAATTTAGGAATTTGCTGTGTAAAATCAGTCAAAATCCTGATATTAACCGTTCAACTGAAGGTCTATTAGATACATCTTCTGAGCTTGAAAGTCATTCTGTAGCAGAGAATGTGCAAGAGTCACATGGCAGTGATGATGCCAACGATAAGAAGGCCACCAACCCTTCAACTGAAGGTCTACCAGATGCATCTTCTGAGCTTGAAAGTCATCCTGTAGCAGAGAATGAGCAAGAGTCACATGGCAGTGATGATGCTAACAATAAGAAGACCACCAGGatgaaacaaacaaaacataatacCAGTTTGCTTTCAACTAGTGATGGCAGCAGCAGCAGTTCTATGTCACCAACAAAGCTCACAAATAACATGTTTGACAGGCTCAAATGCTTACATGAAGATGAACTTTCTTCCCTGGCTGTTATAGTTGCAACTTGTGGACTAAACGCTGCTCTTCGTGAAATGAAAAGAACAAAAAACGATGATGTTGAATCAGTTACCACCGAAGTACCCGGTCTAGACAAGTTTCTGGTAAAGCACATCTCAAAACTTGAAAAGGAAGTTCAAGAGGCAAGGAAAAGTAATGCTGCACTAGAGGATAACAGAAAGTTTGGAACATTGGAAAAGCAAGGTGCAGCAATTGAGAACCTTGAACCGGTTATCTCTGAGGTGCCCAGTCTAGACAAGTTCTTGGTGAAGCACGTCTCAAAATTAGAACAAGAAGTTCATGAAGCAAAGAAAAATAGTGCTTCGCTAGAGGATCAAAGAATGTTGGGAACACTGGTGAATGAAGATGTCAAAAGGAAGTTATTCAATCATGAACCAGTGATCACTGAAGTACCCAGTCTAGACAAATTTCTGGTGAAGCACGTCTCAAAACTAGAAAGAGAAATTCAAGAAGCAAAGAAAAATAATGCTGTGCTAAAGGATCATAGAATTTTAGGCAAATTGGAGAATGAAGATGTTGAAAGGAAGTTATCTGAAATACATGAAGAGAAGAGCATGGAATCAAACCTCAATAGTGAAATCCAAACCGAAATCATGAGAACTGAACCTATCAGTGTTGCACCACCATGTGACAACATCCTGACTCAAGGAGAGGAATGCAACAAAGAGAACAAAAAGCAGATTCCTATCAAGCATTTGCACAAGACAGATAAATGCATGTCTCGAGATGAGCGAGCTAAGTTGGAGGTTTTGAAGGCCTTTTCTAAAGGTTATGATGACACCCTCGGGACAATAGGACATGACAAGATTCTGAGCAAACCAATGCATTGGTTGGCAATGGAGAAAATACAAAATATGGAACCAAAGAGGCATGGCACTGTGCCAAAAGGCCCTGTTAAACATGGAAACAACATTACCGTCACAAATAGTTTAGATAAGATCTTGCTAAAGCATGTGTCTCAACTTGAGAAGGAGAAACAGGCATGGAAAGCCACTGAAGTTGTAAGAAAAGGTAACAAAACCAAACAGCAGTCTGAAGAATTGCCCGGTTTAGATGAGATTATGGTGAAACGTCAATCAAAGCTGGAGAAAGCCAAGCAATCTGCAACTCAAGAGTCAGCAGATTATGTCAAACATGAAACTCGTAGAGAAGCAAGGGAGAAAGAGTTGGAAGCAGCATGGGGCGGCTTGAGCTTGGGAAACTCCATGCGGTCCCATCTATCGCGGATCGAACAAGAAAAG GCTGCTTGGAGGAAGGCTGAGGAAGAAGGGGGTACACTAGAAATGGAGCTGTAA
- the LOC122043398 gene encoding uncharacterized protein LOC122043398 isoform X2: MGSGDAFPHDGAAIKPSVESSAKGSDLEALTSTVTSSGRKIKKPNHRKIVSPLNWFPRKRADSFLKRKIKHLQEIAGMNLSLDETLGNANPHYTRITREKIAAREAAQKAMEARKAALVEASWCRILGAARINSKEAEARLQKAEKCAEEAFEAARSLGVMMYDRPDSQRRPYEIETSLGIGGKSTHKVTAAFETAFDVDKEVTAAVKRAFVMLANCSSSSSKEEFRNLLCKISQNPDINRSTEGLLDTSSELESHSVAENVQESHGSDDANDKKATNPSTEGLPDASSELESHPVAENEQESHGSDDANNKKTTRMKQTKHNTSLLSTSDGSSSSSMSPTKLTNNMFDRLKCLHEDELSSLAVIVATCGLNAALREMKRTKNDDVESVTTEVPGLDKFLVKHISKLEKEVQEARKSNAALEDNRKFGTLEKQGAAIENLEPVISEVPSLDKFLVKHVSKLEQEVHEAKKNSASLEDQRMLGTLVNEDVKRKLFNHEPVITEVPSLDKFLVKHVSKLEREIQEAKKNNAVLKDHRILGKLENEDVERKLSEIHEEKSMESNLNSEIQTEIMRTEPISVAPPCDNILTQGEECNKENKKQIPIKHLHKTDKCMSRDERAKLEVLKAFSKGYDDTLGTIGHDKILSKPMHWLAMEKIQNMEPKRHGTVPKGPVKHGNNITVTNSLDKILLKHVSQLEKEKQAWKATEVVRKGNKTKQQSEELPGLDEIMVKRQSKLEKAKQSATQESADYVKHETRREAREKELEAAWGGLSLGNSMRSHLSRIEQEKAAWRKAEEEGGTLEMEL; this comes from the exons ATGGGATCCGGTGATGCATTCCCCCATGATGGGGCGGCGATTAAGCCCTCTGTCGAGTCGTCGGCGAAGGGCTCGGATCTCGAAGCACTGACGTCCACCGTCACAAGCAGCGGAAGAAAG ATTAAGAAGCCTAATCACAGGAAAATTGTTTCACCATTGAATTGGTTTCCACGAAAAAGGGCAGATTCATTCCTGAAGAGAAAAATAAAGCATCTACAG GAGATTGCAGGAATGAATCTTTCTCTGGATGAAACTCTGGGAAATGCGAATCCTCATTATACTAGGATTACAAGGGAAAAGATTGCAGCTCGAGAAGCAGCCCAAAAAGCCATGGAAGCTCGGAAAGCTGCATTGGTCGAAGCATCCTGGTGTAGAATACTTGGAGCAGCCAG GATTAATAGTAAAGAAGCAGAAGCGAGATTACAGAAAGCAGAGAAATGCGCAGAAGAAGCCTTCGAGGCTGCCAGATCGCTGGGAGTAATGATGTATGACAGGCCTGACTCCCAAAGGAGGCCATACGAAATAGAAACATCATTAGGTATTGGGGGAAAATCCACCCACAAGGTCACTGCTGCTTTTGAAACTGCCTTTGATGTAGATAAAGAGGTTACTGCAGCAGTAAAAAGAGCATTTGTGATGCTTGcaaattgttcctcttcttcaagtaAAGAAGAATTTAGGAATTTGCTGTGTAAAATCAGTCAAAATCCTGATATTAACCGTTCAACTGAAGGTCTATTAGATACATCTTCTGAGCTTGAAAGTCATTCTGTAGCAGAGAATGTGCAAGAGTCACATGGCAGTGATGATGCCAACGATAAGAAGGCCACCAACCCTTCAACTGAAGGTCTACCAGATGCATCTTCTGAGCTTGAAAGTCATCCTGTAGCAGAGAATGAGCAAGAGTCACATGGCAGTGATGATGCTAACAATAAGAAGACCACCAGGatgaaacaaacaaaacataatacCAGTTTGCTTTCAACTAGTGATGGCAGCAGCAGCAGTTCTATGTCACCAACAAAGCTCACAAATAACATGTTTGACAGGCTCAAATGCTTACATGAAGATGAACTTTCTTCCCTGGCTGTTATAGTTGCAACTTGTGGACTAAACGCTGCTCTTCGTGAAATGAAAAGAACAAAAAACGATGATGTTGAATCAGTTACCACCGAAGTACCCGGTCTAGACAAGTTTCTGGTAAAGCACATCTCAAAACTTGAAAAGGAAGTTCAAGAGGCAAGGAAAAGTAATGCTGCACTAGAGGATAACAGAAAGTTTGGAACATTGGAAAAGCAAGGTGCAGCAATTGAGAACCTTGAACCGGTTATCTCTGAGGTGCCCAGTCTAGACAAGTTCTTGGTGAAGCACGTCTCAAAATTAGAACAAGAAGTTCATGAAGCAAAGAAAAATAGTGCTTCGCTAGAGGATCAAAGAATGTTGGGAACACTGGTGAATGAAGATGTCAAAAGGAAGTTATTCAATCATGAACCAGTGATCACTGAAGTACCCAGTCTAGACAAATTTCTGGTGAAGCACGTCTCAAAACTAGAAAGAGAAATTCAAGAAGCAAAGAAAAATAATGCTGTGCTAAAGGATCATAGAATTTTAGGCAAATTGGAGAATGAAGATGTTGAAAGGAAGTTATCTGAAATACATGAAGAGAAGAGCATGGAATCAAACCTCAATAGTGAAATCCAAACCGAAATCATGAGAACTGAACCTATCAGTGTTGCACCACCATGTGACAACATCCTGACTCAAGGAGAGGAATGCAACAAAGAGAACAAAAAGCAGATTCCTATCAAGCATTTGCACAAGACAGATAAATGCATGTCTCGAGATGAGCGAGCTAAGTTGGAGGTTTTGAAGGCCTTTTCTAAAGGTTATGATGACACCCTCGGGACAATAGGACATGACAAGATTCTGAGCAAACCAATGCATTGGTTGGCAATGGAGAAAATACAAAATATGGAACCAAAGAGGCATGGCACTGTGCCAAAAGGCCCTGTTAAACATGGAAACAACATTACCGTCACAAATAGTTTAGATAAGATCTTGCTAAAGCATGTGTCTCAACTTGAGAAGGAGAAACAGGCATGGAAAGCCACTGAAGTTGTAAGAAAAGGTAACAAAACCAAACAGCAGTCTGAAGAATTGCCCGGTTTAGATGAGATTATGGTGAAACGTCAATCAAAGCTGGAGAAAGCCAAGCAATCTGCAACTCAAGAGTCAGCAGATTATGTCAAACATGAAACTCGTAGAGAAGCAAGGGAGAAAGAGTTGGAAGCAGCATGGGGCGGCTTGAGCTTGGGAAACTCCATGCGGTCCCATCTATCGCGGATCGAACAAGAAAAG GCTGCTTGGAGGAAGGCTGAGGAAGAAGGGGGTACACTAGAAATGGAGCTGTAA
- the LOC122043399 gene encoding uncharacterized protein LOC122043399 produces MATCKQFSRIDTSELKSQLFRKLGRQRAEKYFYNLKRLLNSRLSKLEFEKLCYSIIGKENIALHNLFIRSILSNVCLALAPPSRETVTGNSRTSKISSIGESFPPSPRRGRSINSRDRRLAERSSLLGPYGKIPPGHVQEATNSCDLQRSREQQSAPELISIGSKALTSVEDGEEVDQFRCSPSVQSRSPLRPPLGVPATAGDRSCKSLRCGLASSFRVGRLNILESCYRTSELPDSRALRGWLERKLQVQGLGLSVDCANALNHGMDAFLRRLIKPCVDLAKARRSSSNRMNRAERSTLPNMKGLWQAQTSSGCYYTSSHDFQLAMDMDPDLLGGDWPLQLERMRLHFSEG; encoded by the coding sequence ATGGCAACTTGCAAGCAGTTCTCCAGAATCGATACTTCTGAGCTCAAATCTCAGCTGTTCAGGAAGCTTGGCCGCCAAAGAGCAGAGAAGTACTTCTACAACCTCAAGAGATTACTCAACTCGAGACTCAGTAAATTGGAGTTTGAGAAATTGTGCTATAGTATTATTGGGAAGGAAAACATTGCCCTCCATAATTTGTTCATCAGATCGATCCTTAGCAATGTTTGTCTCGCGCTTGCTCCGCCTAGTAGAGAGACTGTTACTGGAAATTCACGCACGTCGAAAATTTCCAGCATTGGTGAAAGCTTCCCTCCATCGCCTCGGAGGGGAAGATCCATAAACAGCAGGGACCGAAGATTAGCTGAGCGGTCTAGCCTACTCGGGCCTTATGGAAAAATTCCTCCGGGACATGTTCAAGAAGCGACTAATTCTTGTGATTTACAGAGGTCGAGAGAGCAGCAAAGTGCCCCGGAGTTGATATCTATAGGCAGCAAAGCACTAACATCTGTGGAAGATGGGGAAGAGGTCGATCAGTTTCGATGTAGCCCGAGTGTTCAGAGTAGAAGTCCTTTAAGGCCTCCACTAGGCGTTCCGGCAACTGCTGGCGATCGCTCTTGCAAGTCTCTTCGTTGTGGCTTGGCATCAAGCTTTCGAGTCGGTCGGTTGAATATTCTCGAGAGCTGTTATCGTACTTCAGAACTACCAGATTCAAGGGCCTTGAGGGGTTGGTTGGAACGGAAGTTGCAGGTTCAGGGTCTTGGTTTGTCAGTTGATTGTGCTAATGCATTAAATCATGGAATGGATGCATTCTTGAGGAGGTTGATCAAGCCTTGCGTGGACCTTGCTAAAGCAAGGCGTAGTAGTTCGAATAGGATGAATCGAGCTGAAAGAAGTACTTTGCCTAATATGAAAGGTCTATGGCAAGCGCAAACATCAAGTGGGTGCTATTATACTTCTTCGCATGATTTCCAATTGGCAATGGACATGGATCCTGATTTACTCGGAGGTGATTGGCCCCTACAGCTCGAGAGAATGCGCCTGCATTTTTCAGAAGGTTGA